The genomic segment CTCTGATCACTACATTCGTTTCAACATCAGGTCCCCATGGCAAAGCAAAAGTTTAAAATCACCAACTGGCCCGCATACAACAATGCGCTCAGGCAGCGGGGGGACCTGACAGTATGGCTTAATGAATCAGCCATTGCTGCATGGACTGAGAGTACACCACCTGAACATCGTGGCCGGCCGCTTCACTACACCGATATGGCCATTACCACGGTTCTGATGATAAAGCGCGTGTTTAACCTTTCGCTCCGGGCGTTACAGGGTTTCGTTGACGCGATTTTTAAACTGATGGGGCTGTCGCTGCGCTGCCCAGATTACTCTCTGGTCGTCAGCCGGCGAGCAAAAACCGTCGACATCAGCATAAAAACGCCAACCCGCGGCGAAATCTCACACCTGGTCATCGATGGCACCGGCTTGAAAATCTTCGGCGAAGGCGAATGGAAAGTCAGGCAGCATGGGGCTGAGAGGCGCAGAGTATGGCGCAAGCTTCATCTGGCAGTAGATAGCGCGACACATGAAATTATCTGTGCCGATTTATCGCTAAGCGGTACGATAGATGCGCAGGCGTTGCCCGGGCTGATTAACCAAACCCACCGGAAAATCAGGGAAGCGTCGGCTGACAGTGCTTACGATACGCGTTACTGTCATGATGCTCTGCTGAGGAAAAAAATAAAGCCGCTTATCCCACCGCGAAGTGGTGCGCAATATTGGCCAGCTCGATACCATGAGCGTAACCATGTGGTGACAAATCAGCATCTGAGCGGCAATAACGATACCTGGAAAAAGAAAGTAGGTTATCACCGGCGTTCACTGGCTGAAACGGCCATGTTCCGGTTTAAAACACTTCTGGGTGGTCATCTGAGTCTGCATGACTATGACGCGCAGGTAGGTGAGGCTATGGCAATGGTCAAAGCGCTTAACCGGATCACGCTGTTAGGAATGCCAAACAGCGTCCGCATCATGTAACAATCGCCCTGATGGGAGGAAGTCGTCACAAATTTCGGATTTATTCAACAAAGCGGCTATGACGATAAAAATAGGAACCAGGGTGGCGGTTGTCAGGAAGGCGTATTCACTGCCTCGCCGATGTACGTCCGAACGCACGGCAGCTACGGCTAACCGGCGTTCGGCCGAAAATAGAGGGGGTTAAATGAGCCTGTTTAGAAATTTGTGTATTTGCCTGATTTTGATATGTTCAATCCAACATCAAAAACAGGTTAATTTATGGACGAAAAACAGTTGCAGGCTCTGGCTAACGAACTGGCCAAAAATCTCAAAACCCCTGAAGATCTCAGTCACTTCGATCGGCTGCTGAAAAAAATCAGCGTCGAAGCAGCTCTCAATGCCGAAATGACCCATCACCTCGGCTACGATAAAAATCAGCCTAAACCGGGGACCAACGCCCGCAACGGCTATTCCACAAAAACCGTTACCACTGGCGATGGCCCGCTGGCGCTGCGTACTCCGCGCGATCGTGACGGTTCCTTTGAACCGCAATTGGTGAAGAAGAACCAGACCCGGATTACCGGGATGGATAACCAGATTTTATCGTTGTACGCCAAAGGGATGACCACCCGCGAGATCGCCGCCGCGTTCAAAGAGCTGTATGACGCCGATGTCTCGCCGGCGCTGGTCTCAAAGGTCACCGATGCGGTCATGGAGCAGGTTGTCGAATGGCAAAACCAGCCTCTGGATGCAGTCTATCCCATTGTTTATCTTGACTGTATCGTTCTAAAAGTCCGGCTGGACAGCCGCATCATCAACAAATCTGTGTTCCTGGCGCTGAGCATCAACATCGAAGGCCAGAAAGAGTTGCTAGGTATGTGGCTGGCCGAAAATGAAGGCGCAAAGTTCTGGCTGAACGTGCTGACAGAGCTGAAAAACCGCGGCCTGAACGATATCCTTATCGCCTGCGTAGACAGGCTGAAAGGTTTCCCTGACGCTATTAACGCGGTGTATCCGGAGGCGCGGCTCCAGCTGTGTATCGTGCATATGGTGCGCAACAGACTGCGGTTCGTCTCCTGGAAGGACTACAAGGCCGTCACCCGCGACCTGAAAGCTATCTATCAGGCCCCTACGGAAGAAGCCGGCTTGCAGGCGCTGGAAGCGTTCTCCAGTGCCTGGGACATCCGCTACCCGCAAATAAGTCGAAGCTGGCAGGCAAACTGGGCCAATCTGGCCACGTTCTTTGCCTACCCAACGGACATCCGCAAGGTGATCTACACGACCAACGCCATCGAGTCGTTAAACAGCGTGATCCGGCATGCCATCAAAAAGCGCAAGGTGTTCCCGACCGACGACGCAGTGAAAAAGGTGGTGTGGCTGGCGATACAGGCGGCCTCACAGAAATGGACAATGCCTTTGAGGGACTGGCGCATGGCAATGAGCCGCTTTATTATCGAGTTCGGTGACCGCCTGGACGGTCACTTCTGAGAAAAGGCATTTACACAGAATCCGGTACGGGCTCGGTTAAATCAACGGGGCAGCAGCGGCAGCAGTCAATCAGCCCCGCCGGCCACAACCATCAAGACGCCGCCAAGGCTCGCTGGCGAATATCCGCTTCGGCAAGCAGCTCCTCGACATTTTCCACGTTGTCCTGCGATTGACCGCAATACATCACCATCAGCTTCAAAGTTACGCCGTTCGTCCAGCCGAAGCCGTCCTGCAACGGATATTCCCCGCCTCCGCTGCCCCCTAAACCGCTGCCTTCCACCACATATTTTTCCACCAGTTTATGCTGGTTATTATAAAGCCGCTGTACGTTGCCGAGGAAACGGGTGGCTATCTCCTCCGCCAGCGCCTCTTCGCCGTAATGGCGCAGCCCCTCCACCGCCACCCACTGCAGCGGCGCCCAGCCGTTAGGGGCATCCCACTGCTGACCCGGACATTGGTGGTGGTGATCATGCCGCCCTACTTAAGCAGCTGCAATCGGATCACCTCGGCGGTGCGGCGGGCGTAATTCGACGACGCGATTTTATTGTAGAGCGGGAATACTGTTGCGGCGGTCAATTGTTCGCGCAACTTTCCTAACAGCCAGTCGTAGTCAGCATAATAGCCTTCGGCTTCATTCCACAAATGGTGATTGATTGCCGCTTTTCGGGCTTGCGCCGCCAGGCTGTAGCGGCCTGCCGCCTCGTTATCGCCGGTCATATGGCAGGCGTTGGCCAGCGTATGCTCCAAATGGTATATTAGCGCGTTCAGATCCACCGGCAGGATGGAGGTGGTACGGATGGAAGAAAGCTCCAAAGGATTATTCAAACCAGCGCGAACTGAAATCCCAACCGGGCGCGGCGCCCGCGCGCAAATCGCGATAGACTTCCGCCGCAGGTCGATCCTTTGCCTCGCTGGCGGTAAGAATATCGTCCAGATAGGATTCAGTCCGCGGCGTATCCTCATCATTCCAATAGCGGTTTAAAAAGGCGCCATCGTGCATGCGGGCCAAACGCCCCGCCGCAACGCCGGGATCCAGGCTTTCATACCCTTCCATCCAATAGTCGTACTCTTTCTTCATTTGCGGTAAATAGCGCTCATACACCTCGCCGCCATCGTGACCGGCGAGAAGATCCACCATGAGCGAGAAAAACGGCGGCTGGAAGCGGCTGATATAATAACTGCGGTTGCCGTTGGGAATACGGCCAAATACGTTGATTTCATGAGCGAAATTATCGGTCATGCCGCGCACCAGGTCCCATTTCCCGCTCTCGGCAAGGCCTAACATGGTAAAATAGCTGTCCCAATAGTAAATTTCACGGAAACGGCCCCCCGGCACTACATAGTCGTAGGGCATCGGCAATAACGAATCATGGGGACGCACCCTGGCGTCATTACGGGTCAATACCGGCCATAACGTGATGATGTGTTCACGCAGACTTTGCCCGGTCGGCGGCACATATTTCACCCGGTCGGTAGGGAAAATAAAGTTTTTGTCGACAAAATGGCGCAGATTGAAATTTTTCCGCAAACGTTTGTTCTGATAATCCGCGATGATGGCCGCGGGCGCCCGGCGAGGCACCGCATCGGCAAACGTTTTCTGATCGGGATAGAGTTTGGCGGTTTGTACATCGATGTAAAGCTGGCCCAGCATGATATCTGGCGACTGCGGCGTTTCATCCTGCGGCGTGCGCTTTACCAGTGGCAGGGGTTTTACCAGCCCGGACGCTGTGCTTAATGCGGCTCCTAATGTGATAAAAGATTTCCAGGTCCACCGGAAAGAGCGTGTAATCATAGGTGAATTCTCCTTTTTTATACGCTACCCAAACTACGGTACCGGATTAATAACTATAGCTACTGCTGGCCTGCTCCGGGTCGGACAGGACGAAATGCGCGCGAAACAAAGCGGTAAGTCCGGACGCCGTTAAGGGATTATTTACGGCGCCGCGCCGGGATTAAAAAAATACGCTCACCGCCGCCGAACGTGCTCCGGGGTAATTTTTCCGCTGTTCATTGCGCCTCCGTCGTTAAATTAAACCGTATAACAGCTACTTAGGCAGAATGCTTTCATTTATGATATTTCTACTGCGCGCTAAATATAGACTATCTTCATCGTCCGGCGGGCCAACTGGCAACAAAAAAACCTGACGTCGGCCAGACCGTATGCCCTCCTCCTGCCCGCTTGAGCGGCAAGTTTCGGATTTATCGGATAATGAAGTTGAAGACTTAAAGAGCGTTGATGCGGCCGGATGGACCGTCCGTCATAGTGCGTTTGATTATCGCATAGGTCGCCGACAATAGCACTGCGCCGCTATTGTGCTACCCGCCGGGCCTTACTTTTGTGTAGTAGAATGATATAGCCTGACATCATTTCACACATTGATAATTACTACTCTTATTCTGGCCCGCGGATATTAACCCTCAAACCGGGTAGCCCGCCGGGCGTCAGATTAGCGGAGCGGCTTGCGCAATAATACGATGCTTCATTCTCTCGCGTAGGGAGATATATTGGCTCATCGTCAGGGTATATAAATTGCCTATAACAATGATAGCCTCTCTATCGCCTGGGCTATTTCCCTGGGGCAACGGAGGTCGTTTTTTTACCCTTCTTTACCTATACGCCGGGCGCAAATTAACCCCCCGCCCCCTAGGGCGTCGGGCGTATTTCAGGCGGACTGGCGCTTTGTTGAATAAATCCGAAATTTGTGACGACTTCCTCCCTATCAGGGCGATTGTTACATGATGCGGACGCTGTTTGGCATTTCTAACAGCGTGCTCCGGTTAAGCGCTTTGACCATTGCCATAGCCTCACCTACCTGCGCGTCATAGTCATGCAGACTCAGATGACCACCCAGAAGTGTTTTAAACCGGAACATGGCCGTTTCAGCCAGTGAACGCCGGTGATAACCTACTTTCTTTTTCCAGGTATCGTTATTGCCGCTCAGATGCTGATTTGTCACCGCATGGTTACGCTCATGGTATCGAGCTGGCCAATATTGCGCACCACTTCGCGGTGGGATAAGCGGCTTTATTTTTTTCCTCAGCAGAGCATCATGACAGTAACGCGTATCGTAAGCACTGTCAGCCGACGCTTCCCTGATTTTCCGGTGGGTTTGGTTAATCAGCCCGGGCAACGCCTGCGCATCTATCGTACCGCTTAGCGATAAATCGGCACAGATAATTTCATGTGTCGCGCTATCTACTGCCAGATGAAGCTTGCGCCATACTCTGCGCCTCTCAGCCCCATGCTGCCTGACTTTCCATTCGCCTTCGCCGAAGATTTTCAAGCCGGTGCCATCGATGACCAGGTGTGAGATTTCGCCGCGGGTTGGCGTTTTTATGCTGATGTCGACGGTTTTTGCTCGCCGGCTGACCAGAGAGTAATCTGGGCAGCGCAGCGACAGCCCCATCAGTTTAAAAATCGCGTCAACGAAACCCTGTAACGCTCGGAGCGAAAGGTTAAACACGCGCTTTATCATCAGAACCGTGGTAATGGCCATATCGGTGTAGTGAAGCGGCCGGCCACGATGTTCAGGTGGTGTACTCTCAGTCCGTGCAGCAATGGCTGACTCATCAAGCCATACTGTCAGGTCCCCCCGCTGCCTGAGCGCATTGTTGTATGCGGGCCAGTTGGTGATTTTAAATTTTTGCTTTGCCATGGGGACCTGATGTTGAAACGAATGTAGTGATCAGAGCCGCCAGTCACCTAAAAGTTCGATTTATTCAACAAAGCCACTGTTCAGATCCATCACCGCGTCCCACTCTTGCTCTGTAAAATCAATGGCATCTTGGCGCAAAATGATGCCTGCGTTGTTGACCAGAATATCAATTCTGCCCGCGTGCGCCAGCGCCTGGCTGAGGATGTCGGGGATCACGCGAGTATCGCTTAAATCGGCATTCAGCCCATAAAACCGTCTGCCAAGACGGGTGATGCGCGCCACCGTCTCAGCCGGTTCGCTGCGGTTCACGCCAATGATATCGCAGCCGGCTTGTGCCAGCGCGATAGCCATCGCCTGCCCCAGTCCCGTATTACAACCCGTTATTAGAGCGACCTTACCCGTTAATTGAAATGCGTTGAGTACCATGTTGTCTTCCTCTCGATGCAGGTTGTAAGGTCGGATGCATGTAGGCATCATAGTAAAATGGCTCGCATGATTCAATAATAATGAAATAATGTTTTATTTATCTGCCTAGCGCCTCAGGCTCCCCTGGTTTCTTCAGAACCACCCGCTTTCCGCTTGCCCGGTGCCCCGTTCGTTTTCACCCGGCCCGCACGGTTCCCGTTTGCCAGATGCGACACCCGATCCTGTTCAGACGCGGTTCCCACTCCACGGCGTTAGGCTACGAACGTTAAACGGACCTCTATTGCCAACATCGGCAGAGTTGTTTATAAGTCATCAGTCCAAGGGATCGGCTTATACAAGGAATGTTTATGTATCATTACACTGATTATGGTTTGGAAACCGTTTGGCTCACCAACGGCTACCGCTGCGGGAAGCAGGGGGAGCACGTCCAGGTAGACATCGAAGATAAACCCGCTCTGCATCAGGTATTGGCAAAACTACTCATCAATCGACGTAACCTTTTATCCTGTCATGAAATACGCTTTCTGCGCCGTGAAATGAGCATGAGCGTCCATGAACTGGCGTCAGTGATGGGGGTGCAAAGCGATGTGATTGAACGCTGGGAGCGCGGTGAAACCGGTCTCCCGCGGGTCGCGGATGTTTCGCTGCGGGCGTTATTTGTCGGTTCGCGGCTAGAGGAAAGCGAGCCGGGACTATATCTGCACATCTTGTCGGAAACTGAGTGCCGGCAATCCAGCGAAACGCTGTTTTTAACGTACGCCGACAAGGGATGTCGGCCAAGCTTTCTGCGTGATAGCTGCTAATGACCCGGCTTTTGGCGTCAAATCAAGATGTGACACACATCACTTTTCCACTCGCGCCGTCCGTCATCGATCACACTTCTTTTAGCTTAACCTGTGATCTGAATCACAGATTTTGACGGCGACTTGCAAACTGCATCACGCTTTTGACCCTTCCTTGCGCTTGGCGCCTTTCTGCTTTTGAAAGTACGTTTCAATTACCCCGCCGCGCTTTTACCCTTTAGGCATTACTCAATCTCCTCGGCGCCGGGCCGGCAACTTTCGGCCAGCCAACTAAGACGTGCGGGATCCAGCAGGAGGGGCAAGTTATGCGCCAGGTCAATTTCGTTTTCAGCCAGCCAGCGGCAGGTTTGCTCGGCATATCGCTGCGCCGCATCAATGGCGGTGAGCAGAGTCTCCTAACGCGAACGGTTGGCGCCATACTGGTTGATATACCACCGCAAACTGATTACCTGACGGGCATGGCCAAACAGGCGCGTATAGCGGACGGCCTAGGCCCAGGCGCCGCAAAGCACGTCGGCGAACGCCGCGGGCAATTCACCGTCGCGGCGCAGCGCTTGCGCCTGGGCGTGCAGACATTCGGTCAAAAAAGCGTTCTGCTGTTGCTCAAGCTGCAGCAATTCCCGCTGCGCGCGGCCCGCCTGCTCATCGTCGCGCGGAAACAGCGCCTGGAACGACTGGCGCCAGTTGGCGCTACGGGCGTCGGAATGCAGCAGGCGCAGCGCGGTATCAATATCCGCCGGCAGTTGGCTGTGCTGATGCATCACCCGGCCCAGCCGATACGGCGTTCGGCACATCCAATCGTAACTGCTGATAAACAGCTGGCGCACCGTTTGCTACTGCACGGGATAGCCGGGACGCAATCCCTGACTGTCCAGCCACTCATCCAGCAATTGAGCAGCGCTGACCGGCGTCTCGCCGCTCGCGATTCGCGCCAGACCATAAAGATTGCCTTCATTAATCGAGTCCTGCAGGGGACTGTTGTGGATCCATTCCCAGTCAAGACGGGCGGTAATGGTCTCGAGCCTATTGCCGGCGACCGACTGCGCCCAACTGAGCCTGCCCTGCAGCTCATCAATCAGCAGGCAGGGCAGCAACGTCCAGCCGTAATCGATACCCCACAAATCAATGTCGATCCAGATTTTGCGCGCGCCCATCGCGCGCCGATTGCCGGATTATTGGCAAAACCGGGACGGTAATCGACCGCGGTAGCTTTCAGCGATGCGCGCACATCCGCCGGCATTCGCGCCACTGTGCTTTGCAGCTGACGCCGCGGCCAATCGTCATCGGTGTAGTCGCGCAACACCAGCTTTTTATTCTGCCGCCGCAGCTGACGATAAAGTGCGTCCAGGGGGGCGTCCCACTGCCGCGGATGAAATTCCGGCGTTTGCAGGCTGAGAATGAGACCGCTGACGTCCGGCAGCGTCGCCAGGGTGGCGCTGACGATCGCCTGATAAAAATGCTGCAAAAAACGCTGCCCCTGGCCGGGATCGTCCGTCAGCCGCAGCTCGGGATACTTGTGCGCCAGTTTACCGTCGTTGGGGAAAGCCTCCCCCTGGAGCCACAGCGTCAGCCGTCGCTGCCGGCAAAGGCGACCGATACGGCGGAGGTAATGCAACGCGCTTTCGCGCTCATGAAAAAGATTATTGCGATCCGCGCCCTGGAAAGTCGGCGAGGGGGGAGCCAGCAGCGCCAGAATAGTCTGCTGATGAATGATAAGCCCGGTAAAACGGTAACGTTGCAGGGTCTCCAGCAGCGACAGCACATGCGGCCAGTGCCAGATTAGCGGTGTGTTCACCTCCAGCAGACGTTGCGGCACGCTGTCCTCCCGATGACCAGTGCGGCGTCAAGAGCAGCCAACATAAAACTATCCCGCTTAGGCTGTCAATAACACGACGGCTCATCTTGTAAATCAAGAGGTAACCAATGAAAAAGTATGCGTTAGTCGGCACCGGGGGACGCGCCGGTCTTTATATCAACGCCATCGCGACGGATTTCAGCGCCCGGGCGTGCTGGGTGGCGTTCTGCGATACCAACCGCGTCAGAATGGCCTACGCCAACCGACTCATCGGCGCACAGGGACACGCGCCGGTGCCGCTCTATCATGCGCAGGAATTCGATCGCATGATCGCCGAGACCCGACCGGATGTGGTAATCGTCACCTCTATCGATCGCACCCATCATCATTATATCGTGCGGGCGATGGAACTGGGCTGCAATGTGGTCAGCGAAAAACCGATGACTATCGATGAAGATAAGTGCCAGGCTATTCTGGACGCTATTCTGGACGCTATCCGGCGCACCGGCAGGCAGTTACGCGTCACTTTCAATTATCGCTACGCGCCGCATCACAGCAAAATCCGCGAGCTGCTGGCGGCCGGTACTATTGGCGAGGTCTTCTCGGTCCATTTTGAATGGCTGCTGAATACCCAGCACGGCGCCGATTATTTTCGCCGCTGGCATCGCGATAAACGCAACAGCGGCGGGCTGCTGGTCCATAAATCGACGCATCATTTCGATTTGGTCAATTTCTGGCTGGGTAGCGAGCCGAAGACGGTTTACGCCCAGGGAGATTTACGCTTTTACGGCCGGGCTAACGCCGAACAGCGCGGCATTACGGATTTCTACGCCCGCTGCCACCAAAACCCGGTGGCCGAGCGCGACCCCTTCGCGCTGCAAATGGCGCAAAGCCCGACCCTGCGCGCCCTTTATCTGGAAGCGGAACAGGAAGATGGCTATTTTCGCGATAAAGCGTGTTCGACGACGGCATCAGCATTGAGGACGTCATGGGGGTGATGGTGCGCTATAAAAACCGCGCCATCATGACCTATTCGCTTAACGCTTATCTTCCTTGGGAATGTAGCGATGCAAAATATTTTGGACTAATTTGCAAGCAATTCTGGACTCCTTTAAACCCTAAAAAATGGCCATTTTGGACAGTCCAGAATTGTTTGCAAAAAGGGAATCAGGCGAAATTGCGGACGATCAACTCGCGCTTGCAATGGCGGTTGCTGCCCAATGAGTATTTTAGATCAACAACGTCGATATGAAGATTTTTGAATATTTGCCTCATTTCTGGGATATCATTAATTGAAATAATCATTTTCCCTGATATCGAATGAGCCAGACTATCGATGATGCTGTATTGCTCCAGGGTAAACGCCACGCCATAGCCTTGAGTCTTCCAGTAAGGTGGATCAAGATAGAACAATGTGTGTGGCCTATAATATTTTTCAATGCAAGCCTGCCACCCAAGATGCTCTATGGTTGCCTCAGATAAACGCAGGTGAGCCTGTGATAGCTGTTCTTCGATCCTTAGGAGGTTCAATGCTTGTGATCGTACAGCGGAAGTACCAAAGCTCTGCCCGCTCACTTTGCCACCAAATGTGAGCTGCTGAAGATAGTAAAACCGGGCGGCTCGCTGGATATCGGTCAGCGTTTGCGGAGGTGTTTCTTTCAGCCAATCAAACAGCTGCCTGCTACTAAAGGCCCACTTGAACTGGCGTACAAACTCCTCCAAATGATGTTTTACTACCCGATAGGGGTTTATCAAATCTCCGTTGATATCGTTCAACACTTCGACCGTGGATGGATCCTTACTGAAAAACAGCGCAGCCCCCCCACAGAATGGTTCAACGTAACATTCGTGCTCAGGAAAGCACGATAGAAGACGTTTAGCTAGACGCCGCTTCTCTCCCACCCATGGTATGATTGGCGTACTCATTGATGCAATCCTTATGCAACACTATAAATCTTACCGATCAACAATCAACTATTGATCGTCAAAATAATTATTACTGCGACTGCAACATATAGATACTATCGGGAGCGTAGTGGTTATAAATTCCGTGTTGAAAAATAACAAATAAAATCAATTAATTAGAACCCATCGACTGATACAATAGATATGATAATTCCATAATTGATTTTTACGTTATACACGAAAATACCTCTATACACAGGTTTCTGCTATACAACATATAGGTTATAATCAAAAGTTAAGGACGTAATGTTATTGATGATTAATTTATTTGGATGATAACTTATTGTTAATTATAAGATTTTTAAAGAAAATTTGAAACCGATATCTCTACAACTAAATAAAAAGTTGGACTCTTTACAGGCATTACGAAATGTTGCTGCTTTATTAGTCCTTTTTTTTCATTACCGTTTTTATCTTCGTGATAATGATGAAATCGGCACTTCCGTATGGGATATTATTTTAGGGAAAGGAATAATAGGTGTTGATGTTTTCTTTGTCGCTTTGTTGAATAAATCCGAAATTTGTGACGACTTTCTCCCTATCAGGGCGATTGTTACATGATGCGGACGCTGTTTGGCATTCCTAACAGCGTGATCCGGTTAAGCGCTTTGACCATTGCCATAGCCTCACCTACCTGCGCGTCATAGTCATGCAGGCTCAGATGACCACCCAGAAGTGTTTTAAACCGGAACATGGCCGTTTCAGCCAGTGAACGCCGGTGATAACCTACTTTCTTTTTCCAGGTATCGTTATTGCCGCTCAGATGCTGATTTGCCACCGCATGGTTACGCTCATGGTATCGAGCTGGCCAATATTGCGCACCACTTCGCGGTG from the Candidatus Sodalis pierantonius str. SOPE genome contains:
- a CDS encoding IS256-like element ISSoEn2 family transposase, translating into MDEKQLQALANELAKNLKTPEDLSHFDRLLKKISVEAALNAEMTHHLGYDKNQPKPGTNARNGYSTKTVTTGDGPLALRTPRDRDGSFEPQLVKKNQTRITGMDNQILSLYAKGMTTREIAAAFKELYDADVSPALVSKVTDAVMEQVVEWQNQPLDAVYPIVYLDCIVLKVRLDSRIINKSVFLALSINIEGQKELLGMWLAENEGAKFWLNVLTELKNRGLNDILIACVDRLKGFPDAINAVYPEARLQLCIVHMVRNRLRFVSWKDYKAVTRDLKAIYQAPTEEAGLQALEAFSSAWDIRYPQISRSWQANWANLATFFAYPTDIRKVIYTTNAIESLNSVIRHAIKKRKVFPTDDAVKKVVWLAIQAASQKWTMPLRDWRMAMSRFIIEFGDRLDGHF
- a CDS encoding IS5 family transposase; the encoded protein is MAKQKFKITNWPAYNNALRQRGDLTVWLNESAIAAWTESTPPEHRGRPLHYTDMAITTVLMIKRVFNLSLRALQGFVDAIFKLMGLSLRCPDYSLVVSRRAKTVDISIKTPTRGEISHLVIDGTGLKIFGEGEWKVRQHGAERRRVWRKLHLAVDSATHEIICADLSLSGTIDAQALPGLINQTHRKIREASADSAYDTRYCHDALLRKKIKPLIPPRSGAQYWPARYHERNHVVTNQHLSGNNDTWKKKVGYHRRSLAETAMFRFKTLLGGHLSLHDYDAQVGEAMAMVKALNRITLLGMPNSVRIM
- a CDS encoding DNA adenine methylase, with translation MASMSTPIIPWVGEKRRLAKRLLSCFPEHECYVEPFCGGAALFFSKDPSTVEVLNDINGDLINPYRVVKHHLEEFVRQFKWAFSSRQLFDWLKETPPQTLTDIQRAARFYYLQQLTFGGKVSGQSFGTSAVRSQALNLLRIEEQLSQAHLRLSEATIEHLGWQACIEKYYRPHTLFYLDPPYWKTQGYGVAFTLEQYSIIDSLAHSISGKMIISINDIPEMRQIFKNLHIDVVDLKYSLGSNRHCKRELIVRNFA
- a CDS encoding transcriptional regulator, whose translation is MYHYTDYGLETVWLTNGYRCGKQGEHVQVDIEDKPALHQVLAKLLINRRNLLSCHEIRFLRREMSMSVHELASVMGVQSDVIERWERGETGLPRVADVSLRALFVGSRLEESEPGLYLHILSETECRQSSETLFLTYADKGCRPSFLRDSC
- a CDS encoding IS5 family transposase, yielding MAKQKFKITNWPAYNNALRQRGDLTVWLDESAIAARTESTPPEHRGRPLHYTDMAITTVLMIKRVFNLSLRALQGFVDAIFKLMGLSLRCPDYSLVSRRAKTVDISIKTPTRGEISHLVIDGTGLKIFGEGEWKVRQHGAERRRVWRKLHLAVDSATHEIICADLSLSGTIDAQALPGLINQTHRKIREASADSAYDTRYCHDALLRKKIKPLIPPRSGAQYWPARYHERNHAVTNQHLSGNNDTWKKKVGYHRRSLAETAMFRFKTLLGGHLSLHDYDAQVGEAMAMVKALNRSTLLEMPNSVRIM